The region TGTTTGTGGGGTCTCTTTTGGGCTTTCCTATCTAGGTTATTCTGCGTCTCTTATGCTGATTACCATCGTTACCGCGGAGAGGTATTTTGCGATTTGCAGACCATTTCATCACCGCATGATAGCTGGTAAAAAGCACACGCTTCAAATGATCTCTTTTTCATGGATTACAGCATTTGCTTTATTTGCCATAACTTTACCAAGTTGGTCTAGTATAGTCATGAGATGTATAATTTGGCCAGATACCGAAACATACCGTGGTTTTCCGACACAGATCTCCGGGAACTCCCCTGACTCCTCAGATTTCAAGGTATTTGTCTTTGGCGAAATGGTCGGGTCGCTTCTCTTCTTCATTATTGCACCagtgaacatatttatgtatggAAATATCATCTTCACTTTGAGTAAACGAACTCAAACTTTTGcggacaaacaaaaaacagagcTCGCAACGCGTGCTCGAAATCAGGTAGCGAGATTGCTTATCGTAAACGGGTCGGTGTTTCTCTTATGTTTAGCTCCATATCGAATAATTAGTATTCATTATTTTGCGTTGTTAGCAACAGGACAGGGTCTTTTAAGTCCAAACAATTACGGTATTATTATTTTGACAAGTCGGTTGTTGGTTTTATTCAACTCATGTTGCAATCCGTTTATATATTATGCAACAAGTTCGTTTTACCGGAAAGCGTTTATGAAAGCGTTTTGCGGGCAGACATCAGATCCGGGTGGATCTTCGAGCGCGTCGGGCATTTCTGGGCGAAGTAAAGAATCAAATGTTGCGTAGGTAATCCTCGTCTATCCGAGAGTGCGGGATGTAGCCCCCTTCCCTTACAGAATTTTCTCACAAGTTTTAACACCACATTTAACAAGCAAACGACTTGgactgtttgtactcattttagtgaGAAAGATATTGACCTATCACCTTGTCTGGGGTAAGGGCGGCCCTCGGCCCAAGATGGTAAGGAGGAAGGGGTGCAAACTCAGCATAACTAGTGTTGCTCTTTATGTCAAAATATTCTAATGGGTCtgccaaaattgcatgttttaatcatgtttttAGCCGAAATCGATTTTGCCTGAATTTTGATGGCAAATAAGATTTTCTCTATTTCGTGAGGGCATACTCACATAATGACGTCATAATGACATAATGGAGACTGTTGGTACTTATTTCGTTAGATGAGGGatttaaccctctgagcactatctgccgatttaacattgcctctgattggtcaattacatgatatcttcattttattcaccaatcagaatggagttttgcaaataattcagccCCATttaattctaacaatgttgctgattggtccaattgttagtgaaaactcctttttgacgaATAGGTAGGTAGGTCGCATGTGGTTACGgtaaaataatattagaaatTTACTGCATGTATACATTAAGTGCAAAActaaaatacagtaagccaaataattaaggtaccagtacgTTTACACCCTGTATCTCCTAAACAAaatacagatatgtcataattgaaaccaacagccaatagctgcatcttttagcgcgaatttatatttatttatttatttatttatttatttatttattaaccatatttaaacagggtaacctactcaacaaatattacaatgttgattttcagtagggccctgagacaaacatataaaagcattaaatacacgtagattatacattattaaaaacaataaaaattgatcttaaaaaaatattacacagaattaaaataccttatataaatattatacagcatgaaaacaaagtttatgtaataaaaaataattcaaaagctACACGAAGTATTTAAaacatatgacatgtatgagctgcagaattagttgtgctacaatttcaggtcttctttgagtttctttttgaattgcattagtgagttgacttgacgaatatctttcgaaataacattccataatacgctacctttgtattggaaagagcttttaccataatttgtattgcactttggaACATATAGATCGCCATTTACACTACCTCTAGTGTTAACAGAATGAATGATATTAACTGGACGAAACAGATCATTGAGGTAGGAGGGTGCAATTTCATTTTAACTTTAAACATCATACATCCAGTTAAGAAAATAATACGGTCTCTTATATTCATGAAGCCTAAAGTACGTAACATGTCGTTTATATGAGTTCTGTATGGTACACTTAGTATAATTCGCATTGCCGTGTTTTGGAGTTTTTGAAGCTTATTTAAGTTTATTACACTGCAGCTACTCCAAATAGTAATTGCATAATCAAAATGTGGTAAAACCATAGTGTTGTATATAGTAATCAGTGAACTTCTCGGGACAAACGGCTTAACTCTTCTCATGACTGCAAGACTTGTACACACTTTACGACAAATATTGTTGATCTGCTCTTTCCATTTCAAGTTAACATCAATTtgaacaccaagatatttaaaacatgtgacattttcaatctcaacattattcatatacactttaacatgattaattttacTAGTTTTAACAGGTGTACCAAGTAACATAACTTTCGTTTTCTTCACATTTGCTTTCATAAGATTATTATCAAACCATTTACAGAGTGTATTAAGATCTTCATTTAGGTTATTCTCTATTTCCTTAACATCTTTACTACAAACATAAATCAAGGTATCGTCGGCATACATGTCAACAACTGAATGTTTTAGATCATTTGGCATGTcgttaataaataaaagaaataaaagtggcCCAAGTATAGAGCCTTGTGGAACTCCTGATGATATAACATGGGGCACAGAAATGGAATTATTAATAGAGACATATTGGGTACGTTTGGTGAGATATGTTTCAAACCATTTTCTTTCATTATCTTTAACACCCAATGCGTGCATCTTTTGAATAAGCAGTTTATGATTTACCATGTCAAAGGCTTTACTTAAATCTACAAAGACTGCTCCAACATAATTACCATTATCTATATCTGTACTCCATTTATCAATTGTTTTAAGGAGAGCTGTACAGGTGGAGTGTTGTTTACGAAAACCAGATTGACctttgtacaaaatattgttaTCGGTGACATAATTATATAACTGACTATGTACAATCTTTTCCAGTAGCTTAGAGCACACAGGTAAGATAGAAATGGGCCTGTAGTTGGAAAACTCATCTTGATTACTACCTTTATAAATGGGAATGACACGAGCTATCTTTAGATCATCTGGGAAGCAACCTTGTTTAAGAGACATATTGAATATCTTACAAAGGATAGGAACAACAGCTTCTTTACCATATTTGAGAAGTTTTACACATATGTCGTCTAATCCACTAGCTTTCTTTGGCGAGAGAGAATTGAGTTCGTCCATAACTTCCGCATTTGTGATCTCAATAAATTTAAACTTAGTGTCAACACCACACCTTCGAACATTATTTGAGTTGTTATTATTTACATCAAAAGAATTTGACATACCAATGTTCGTGAAATGTTCATTAAAATCGTTAGCTAAGTTAAGATCTCCCTTAGATGTTGACGGAAGAGTGCATGTGGCAGCACTACCTTTCTTACTTGGAAGCAATTCTTTAAGTGTTTTCCACATTTTCTTTGTATCTCCAGCAGAGCTATTGATTTCATTGGTGAAATAGTCTCTTTTTGCATCTTTCATCATCTTATTTACTTGATTTCTGAGAATTTTATATTCATCCCATTTAAGACCTCtttcgttgaaattgtttaagaaataaagacgcGACGacccaaaaacccaaggaagatgcaaatttaaaagttgcagttttccacattgcatgccctattgatttgtacacaaatcgttcgcaaacaagagaactagcgccgtgctttcattgattagaacacaaaagtgcaccTTTTTATTTCgaatcttcattaggttttggatcaccgtttctttaattctcaaccaatttcaacaaataaggtcttaaatcagagctacagAGTTCATGCGTCcactgtttgttttaattttgacacatttgtctttatttaggatatacaggagtgaccacaactggtaccttaattcttttgcttactgcaGTACCGACTGACctgctcatgatgcagtcatgtctacagtagaattcatctcgacctttgcaggacttaaccccattaaaagctattaaaccaagataacactcattgaaacagctcaactgattaaatcggatcttctctggctgtgcacatgtgactgttttcatgtgcgatatcgcaataaagtttgcgtattatagcttcagttgggtaaccgattataaaggaaacgaaaggaaacaatggtatgtgtacttttgttcacgaaatgagacaaagacctgctttttgttaaccagcattcttcaaaatgagcaacataatgattgttgacttaacacggtttggaaataatttcttcatatttttggtgttatctgtcgtttacatatccttcctaaaacacaaaagtgcgaccctctccaaacatctaaattagctaaaaatttaggacatgttacaaaactttattttctagaacctatttagaataatttaaatgtagcttttaccgtttttgtggcatccttcagaagtgagcggtccgataccaatattttcggtcaaatctccattcaattaacacggggagttggctagctatgccttgccctcactcatattttacaaaagtgcgaccatttctgaacatctaacctagctgtaattttaggtcatgttagagaaatatatttgctagaagttttggagaataaataaaatattggctggttatttttcacacagtgatgttaactaggcaagtgtccattctcccaacatacatcatttgtacaggtcacgcgtcaatggtgagagcactctGTATTgggtataggaaaacggacagtaactgcagtatgttaaacTATAATGGAACTTGTCAGTAGCAATTCATACGCAATGCATATGCAAACAAGGTACATGTAAATACGTCCACTCGTTTTGTCTCGCACGTTTTCAAAAAATAGACCTGCAAAATGATCGGTCATCATGGTAGAAAAAGAGTATTAGTGAAAGTTTATATAGAAAGTCTAGAATATCTATAAATAATTACTCAAAATATTTTATGTTTCATAAACATAAAAGTTATAatttacatacagggtgtatcaaaataaagtatgcaGTTAGAAAAATGCAACCAGAGTAAAAAGGTACatgtatgaggtatttggtcaaaatactatagcTGATAGCTGACTCAACATCTTTCTTGGATCACTCATTGTTGACGACATTCAAGAAATCAAAAGACACCTGGCCACGGCAAGAACATCTGCTATTATTCTTACCGACATTTGGAAAGGCAGAGGAGTTTCTAGAGCAACCAAACTAAGCATCATGAATGTCCTGAATGATATGGCTCTGAAACATGGGCTGTCGGTAGGGCAGACAGGTCCAGGATTCAAGCTTTTGAAATGTAGTGCTGGTGAAAGATGATGAGAATTTTATGGAATGATTACAAAACAAATACATTTGTCAGAAGATAACTTGGTCAAATGTTCAGTGTGCCAGAAGATTAACCGCCAGAAATTGCAGTACTTTGGTCAAAACTCAAGAAGAAATGGTGACAACTTGGAGAAGATAAAGGTTCAGGGTCAAGTGGAAGGTCTTCACAAAAGAGGCATACAGAAGTTCTGTTGGGCAGATGGAATCAAAGAATCAAGAGTTAGGACAACATCATCAAGAGGGTCACAACAGGTaagtcatgacccataggacgacgacgacgacgacttTAAAACATTGTGATATGGACAAACTTTAgtaaagtaaatgagatatttcaatttttctgtttgattttgaaaatattagtcaagttacataatgtagtgcaaacaaatgggctcaaatttgattgcaaaagtggtttctagaaaatgggtaaatttattttgttgcaaaagcctttacatccacaaaaggcgcggtATAAAAGATATAGGAAAATAAATAGGagggcttgaaaattgtaccttgtaattcttttagtttctattcatcaacactttatccaaacccaaattgaatcaaatcgaacaagtaacaCTTGCACAATTGCTCAAAAAGTCaagaagtggatgtaagggcttttgcatcACAGCTCTTCATGTATATTGTATAAAGTAAAGTATTGTTAACAATATAGAATAATTGTTTGATCAAGCTAACTTTCACCAAAACTTcctaataagaaaaatatgatacATGCTCCTGTATTCTTATGTTTGAGTATATTGCAAAAATGTAGTTGTTAtttgaaatttcattttaaaattatattatagAAAGGTAATATTGATTCATCTGAATGAAtaatgaaaacacaattaattaaAATTCACGTTTCGCAATTGGCAGCCaattttaaacaaatgtattGTTGATACCACACAGTATGTAGAAGTCATTATAAAGAAACAACGTGTTCAATTTACGTTTCGCAATCAATTGGCAGCCAACAATATATATAAATTGTATTATGAAGATGCACTACGGTATTGTCTGAATGAAGTATCCAAATTAAGGTAGCTGTGAATGGTCAAAGGGACAACCGATAATGAAATTGCAGAAATCGTACGTCAAGTGAATCGTGTGAATCCTTACTGTGCTTTGCCTATATAAAGACATTTATTTAGGTGCGTCTTTCAATTTGCTTCTTACCGATAGAAGAGTCAATATTTTTCCGATTGTCGCTCATATCACGAAGTCGTCGGGAATATCAGGAGTGTAAAACTATTACATATGTCGTGTATGTTGTATAATCGCAATTAGGTGTCAGTTTTGTTCAAAATAACTTGTGTGTGAATTGGACGCACGAACCAAGCAACCTCACCATGTTTACCAGCCAAGATTAAAAGGAGCGAACTAATCTAGAAAAATCGTTGACGTTAGTGCATAAACCTTGGCTCGTCCATAGCGTTTGGCTCCCAATGATTTCGTGTGGAATCAACAATAATTCTTACCTATGATTTGTGTGGAGTTTGAATAGACTTAGGATAACTTGCGAATGATTGGTTCGTCAATTAATTACATTACGTGGAGAGAACTTACTTTCAAAATACTGCCATTTTGTAATAAAATGTACAATTGTACAGCTATCAATCTTCAATACGTTATGATATAACACGATTCGACACCATTCTAATCTTATTTTGTGTTCGCATCTTTTTACATTATCCATCAAGAACGATGAACCACAATAATTTACCCGGTGACTGCAACATTAACAACACATGGAACCTTTCTCGATACAATGATGTAGCACAGGCAATATTGTGGTCTAGAACCGAAGACATTCTTTTTACAATTGGTCTTCCAGTTATTTTCTGCGTTGGCGTTGTAGGTAATCTTAGCTTTTTATTTGCTCTACTCCGCGTCCCGGCAATGCGCACTGTAACAAATGCGTACCTGGCAAACGTCGCTGCGGCCGATCTCTGGTTCATAACTTGGACCTTTTGCTTGTACTTACCGATTTACTATATAAGTCCTGTGCGTAATGATGTTCCGTGGACATCTAATATTGGTTGCGGGATCGTCCTTGGGTTTTCCTATCTTGGTTATTATGCGTCTGTTATGCTGATTACCATCGTTACCGCGGAGAGGTATTTCGCGATTTGCAGACCATTTCAACACCGGATGATAGCCGGTAAAAAGCACACGCTTCAAATGATCTATTTTTCGTGGATTACAGCAATTATATTATTTGCCATAACGTTACCAAGTTGGTCTAGTATAGTCATGAGATGTATAATTTGGCCAGATACGGAAACATATCGTGATTTTCCGACACAGATCTGGCAATGCTCCGGAAACTCCCCTGCATCCCCAAATTTCAAGGTATTTGTCATTGGCGAAATTATCGGGGCAGTTCTCTTCTATATTATTGTGCCGGTGAACATATTCATGTATGGAAGTATCATCTACACTTTGAGTAAACGAACAGAAACATTTGcggacaaacaaaaaacagagcTCGCTACGCGTACTCGAAATCAGGTTGCGAGATTGCTTATTGTAAACGGGTCGGTGTTTCTCCTGTGTCAAGCTCCGTATCGAGTTATTAACATTCATTATTTCACGTTGTTAGCAACAGGACAGGGTCTTTTAAGTCTAAAAAATTACGGTATCATTATTTTGACAAGTCGGTTGTTGGTTTTACTCAACTCGTGTTGCAATCCGTTTATCTATTTAACAACAAGTTCGTTTTACCGGAAAGCGTTTAGGGAAGCGTTTTGTGGAAAAATATCAGATCCGGGTGGATCTTCGAGAATATCGGGCATTTCTGGGCGAAGTAAGGAATCAAATGTTGCGTAATTGCGCTTCCAACCCTCTTCTTTGTCAGACTTTTTCTTGTACGCTAAAACGCCAgacttaaccccctgagtactatttgctgatctaacattgcctctgattggtcaattacatgatatcttcacttcaatcaccaatcagaatggagctttgcaaataactcACCCcgatttttttgcgtggtgaaattattctaacaatgttgctgattggtccaaatgataatgaaaacttctttttggccaataggcaggtagttctcgtgTGGTTAACCTCCAAACGACTTAGGTTAATTTTGGGATTatcgtttgtactcattttagggAGAAAAATATTTGACCTGCCACGTTACCTGAGGTAAGGGCAACCTGCGGCCGAAAATGGTAAGGTGGAGGATGGTACAACATGAGAACATTATTCTAATGGCTATTTATTTCAAACATTTGGTAAAAATTGCATGTTTCTATGATTCTTTATAGCCGAGACCTGTATTTtgtgtacaatgtgattttctatAGAGGTCGTACTCACATAATGGCATGATAATGACATAATATGGGGAGACTGttagtacttattttggtatcatagTGAAGACCAATAACTATACGTTGAGACAAGATAATATGGTGAACAATTGTGTTAATTATTTAATTCCCGTACGTCGATCATGCTACTCTTTTATCATGTTACCTCTGCCTTCTTCACAATAACAGTTCGATTGCACTTTGAATTCACACTTCTCTGAATTCACAGGCCCGTCTTTTAAATCATATACTCGATTGCAATTGTAGCTAGTTTTGTTTGCACCCTGCTCTTGGATTGATGGTATTACAGACACATAGCATCTTTAGCCCGTTTTGAACATCtacagggtgcccccccccccccccaaaaaaaagaggccccttattgcgtcctctttttctcctatttctgacaagttgatcaaatatattttggtatgtaaagaaaccttgagtcgttagctttaataatccaaaacaattatatcaatcggctcacaacttttgaagatatactcttttaaagaaatgtacccgtttttcactctgtccacggagaaggtttggctacttcaaagattgaaaaggagtacacataccatgcatgaatatcaaacattcctcaatgataactttataaaataactttatttatggaatgggctttaccggtgggtttatgggcaatggattttgttaatagtgtcattaatttgtgggtaaaatggatgccgaatgggacttattttgctttacttgcaattacttattttttcttggttatttatgcatttttgttttattatgtttcttactttcttactttgttgtttcttgctttctttttttatttacaacataagtcatttctctttttaggataaaatgtagccctaaaaggctgtttggtttgtctttggttcttctgaagtgagtttactgtgctgctctgccctctacctggttgcctccttggcgaatacaggtttcagccctggtcctcattgcatcaattgcgttgcgtaccaatcttggattttgacacaaaggaaaaaaatcaagtggtgtgaggtctggtgatcgtgcaggccactccacagcatgagccatcccaaccactctgtttgctatccgtggacagagtgaaaaacgggtacttttattcaaaagggcatacttatcttcaaaagttgtgagccgattgaaataattgttttggtttattaaagctaacgattaaaggtttctttaaataccaaaatatattaaatcaactttttagaaataggagaaaagagggcgtaatgaggggcctcttttttgggggacaccctgtagataaaCCAATTCAAATGAAATTGTGCTTTTAACAAACATTCTGTTCGATATTTGCCCTGACTAGTTGGTGACTATACTACTTCGCAGATTCTTGGTAGACAAAGTTTGTTTTAGAGTTTAGTCTGTAGCTTTAATGGCGGCTTAGCAACAACACGCCACAAAACTGGTCTCCGACCAACTATGAAAATTACCATTTAAACAAGATAAAATCGTAATTATTCTTCAATCTTTATTTAAAGATCTAAGTTCACGTCATTATATTTGATTTTCTTGCTGACAACGTCAACGATGACTACTAAAAACCCAAAAACCCGTCGACGCGGCAAGGAAACATCATCATCCGTACCAACGATGTCAATGGTTGCTACACCAAAACACACAAAGAGGTCGTCCGAGCCTTGGTCCGAGGATACCATACCATTGCTATCCACCCCACCTGCCGGCGAGCCGAATACTGTATCAGAATTAACAGATCACATCCACAAATCGtttgacaagtttcaaaaatttgTGAAGTCAACGTTGGACAGCCTTATGAAGAAAATGACGGAACTAGAAACGAATTTGAATCGTTCTATAGAATTCCAGTCAACACGAATTGACGACCTGGAGAAACAGGTAGGCCCACTTGTGACTGAAAATCAAAACTCACAGGTGAGATTGCAAACCGAAAACAGAAACTTGAAATGCATGAATCAAGTCTAAACAAGCAAGAACGCTTCTCACGAAGAAACAACGTGAGAATAGTGGGAGTGCCAACAACAGCAGGTGAGAAATGTATTGAAATTGTTGAAGACATTTTGAGTTCCAAATTCAACATGGCCAACACAGTAGTAGAGAGAGCTCATCGAGATGGCAGAGGGAATGATGGAAAATCTCCTCACATTTTAGTGAAGTATTTGTCATATAGGGACAAAATAGATGTACTGAGATCATCCAAATCTGAGCTGAAGTCTGAATCATACTTCATTGTAGATGACTTAACAAAACAAGATCTGGATGAAAAGAAGAAATGGGGAAAGAAGTGAAGAGTTTGTATAACAGAGGTGTTAAATTGCGTTTCGTTGCAGGAAAATGGAGACAGAACGGACAAGTTTATTCATTTAGTTCGGACTAATCTTCTTTTCGGAACGTAAGTCTATTGAACACTCGCTATACACAGATTACTCACCGCGATTCAGTACAGACACTTTCTGTTTTATGAAAAGAGTATACGTTTATTTACACGGTTTAATAACTTCTGTTAATCATTCACCACTCCACAAGAGATGATCGCGTGTTGATGACTTTATGAACTATATTCACACCACATTATCTTTTAGttattataattttgtttgtgaGTAGTATACTACCCACTTTACTTGTGTTAAATATGCTGTTTAGTTATTGATCACAAAATGTCACCATTACTTGTTTTCCAATCAGttttatttttctctctcaatGAACTATTATTGTTTTACCAAAAACGAGAATGCTAATTACAGTGTAAATGCCGTTGTTTCTACTGGTCTATGCTTTTATGCATTTCCTCCTCCTTAGGCTCTTTTGCACTGTATTTGGCACCGTTATGGTACATAAATTATTGCTTATGattttgtttgaatcatatatTTGTGCAATGATATTGTGTAACACCAGTTCACTGCGTTCATgttatttgtttgatcaatcataGTTAATCTAATCAATTATGATATCTTTAACCCATGGTTAAATCAAATGTGTTTGAAGTTTAGTTTGAATCATATTTGGTGCAAGGTATTGTTTATGTTTACCAGAGCGGGATTCCTAATTACAGTGTAAAAGGCCTTGTTTCAATTGGTCTATGcaaattgttttttgcatttttcctcctttgcactaaatttggcaccccgttatggtacatgaattcatgattataatttattttttcaattcaatatgatatgatatgcatCATTCCATTTTGTGCAAAAGGCCTTGTTTCAATTGGTCTATGCaaattgtttttgcatttttcctcctttgcactaaatttggcaccccgttatggtacatgaattcatg is a window of Amphiura filiformis chromosome 2, Afil_fr2py, whole genome shotgun sequence DNA encoding:
- the LOC140142942 gene encoding neuromedin-U receptor 2-like — its product is MNHNNLPGDCNINNTWNLSRYNDVAQAILWSRTEDILFTIGLPVIFCVGVVGNLSFLFALLRVPAMRTVTNAYLANVAAADLWFITWTFCLYLPIYYISPVRNDVPWTSNIGCGIVLGFSYLGYYASVMLITIVTAERYFAICRPFQHRMIAGKKHTLQMIYFSWITAIILFAITLPSWSSIVMRCIIWPDTETYRDFPTQIWQCSGNSPASPNFKVFVIGEIIGAVLFYIIVPVNIFMYGSIIYTLSKRTETFADKQKTELATRTRNQVARLLIVNGSVFLLCQAPYRVINIHYFTLLATGQGLLSLKNYGIIILTSRLLVLLNSCCNPFIYLTTSSFYRKAFREAFCGKISDPGGSSRISGISGRSKESNVA